In a single window of the Ancylothrix sp. D3o genome:
- a CDS encoding fasciclin domain-containing protein, whose amino-acid sequence MQARYKNLMLKVAGFVGVVAVSLANSGAVLAQYYYGPSFFSPGAYYPARAGSLIGQLKQLGFSRLARVLEGSPELVNTLNQGGPFTIFAPTDEAFDALPAGTLEQLMKDKPQLAKVLSYHLVPGKVTEADIQAGQVKTLEGNVVNLGVNAATNQITLNNAKPVDDCFNIKNRSDNTITFVVIDKVLLPPQR is encoded by the coding sequence ATGCAGGCCAGATATAAAAATTTAATGCTCAAAGTTGCTGGCTTTGTGGGAGTTGTGGCGGTGAGTCTGGCAAATAGCGGGGCGGTGCTGGCTCAGTATTATTATGGGCCGAGTTTTTTTAGTCCGGGGGCTTATTATCCTGCAAGAGCAGGTTCTTTGATTGGGCAGTTAAAACAGTTGGGTTTTAGTAGGTTGGCACGAGTTTTAGAGGGTTCTCCAGAGTTAGTTAATACGCTGAACCAAGGCGGGCCATTTACTATTTTTGCACCCACTGACGAAGCGTTTGATGCTCTGCCGGCCGGCACTTTAGAGCAGTTAATGAAAGATAAACCGCAATTAGCAAAAGTTTTGTCTTATCATTTGGTGCCAGGAAAAGTCACAGAAGCCGATATCCAAGCGGGACAGGTGAAAACTTTGGAAGGTAATGTAGTGAATTTGGGCGTGAATGCGGCAACAAACCAAATTACTTTGAATAATGCGAAGCCGGTGGATGATTGTTTTAATATCAAAAACCGCAGCGATAATACGATTACTTTTGTGGTAATTGATAAGGTTTTGTTGCCCCCACAACGTTAA
- a CDS encoding alpha/beta hydrolase, which translates to MKLSKLHTFCFLVLPSFFVGLGGGILQANAAEKVVINAGIHQASIPLQDLQNFAETGEVSPALEDVLRVSQRDSEQTRKALTRQVPVDLLFADKALNHPLGGVLLDQISVVIHPPTTTANRVALRSAIVLSASEDNQVSLLEIIENYPSSELHVEGDRIVEASEKLGRLSEGMKEAMRRVPEIFR; encoded by the coding sequence ATGAAGTTATCCAAATTACATACATTTTGTTTTCTTGTCCTCCCCAGCTTTTTTGTTGGTTTGGGTGGAGGAATATTGCAGGCAAACGCAGCCGAAAAAGTAGTGATTAATGCCGGCATTCATCAGGCATCTATCCCCCTGCAAGACTTGCAAAATTTTGCCGAAACCGGCGAAGTTTCCCCCGCCTTGGAAGATGTTTTGCGTGTCTCCCAAAGAGATAGCGAACAAACACGCAAAGCACTAACAAGACAAGTGCCGGTGGATTTATTATTTGCAGATAAAGCCCTCAATCATCCCTTGGGAGGGGTACTCCTCGATCAAATTTCTGTAGTCATTCATCCCCCCACAACCACTGCAAACCGCGTCGCTTTGCGCTCGGCAATTGTGCTTTCTGCAAGCGAAGATAATCAAGTTTCGCTCTTAGAAATAATCGAAAATTATCCCTCTTCCGAATTGCACGTTGAGGGAGATCGGATTGTGGAAGCTTCAGAAAAATTGGGCCGGTTAAGTGAAGGAATGAAGGAAGCTATGCGGAGAGTTCCTGAGATTTTTCGTTAA